One Vicia villosa cultivar HV-30 ecotype Madison, WI linkage group LG5, Vvil1.0, whole genome shotgun sequence genomic window, ACATAACCGATTTCGGTCTTTCAAGACTAATGACAACTTCAGCCAACACAAACATCATTGCCACAGCAGGAAGCCTCGGATACAACGCACCCGAGctttcaaaaacaaagaaaccaaCCACGAAAACCGATGTTTACAGCCTCGGCGTCATCCTTTTGGAGCTCTTAACCGGTAAACCGCCCGGGGAACCAACCAATGGCATGGATTTACCTCAATGGGTTGCTTCCATAGTCAAAGAAGAATGGACTAATGAAGTTTTTGATTTGGAACTCATGAGGGATGCACCAGCCATAGGAGATGAGCTTCTTAATACATTGAAATTGGCTTTACATTGTGTCGATCCTTCGCCTTCTGCTAGGCCTGAAGTTAAGCAAGTTTTGCAGCAGTTAGAAGAGATTAAGCCAGAATTGGTTGAAGTTGAAGTTGATGAAGATGGAGCTAAAGTTCAAACAAATGAATAAAAAGGAATGACATTGAGTTACTTGATTCTTTATAGTATACATATATttgattctttattttatttgtttattgagtttatatatatgtatatagggTGTGAGGATTTTGTTTCAAACATCAAGTATTCTTTTTCAACTagatgaataatgaatgtattcaATTGCTATTTATTGGCTTAATCAAGCTTGTTAAAGTTAGTTAAACTTTTGTTGATATCAGTTTAAAATTCTGTTGAATATTGTTAAGATTCAGTTATAGCAGTTAAGCTTTTATTAAGATACTATTAATTGGTTTTAATATAAGCACACTTGTTATCAGTTGTAACACAAGTTTTCAATACAATGGAAATAATGAAAGATTCATTCTTCAATATGGTATCAGATTGAGCTTTTGATTCAACTACACTTCTCTAACCACTTAACAGATCTTTGTTATCTTCAAGCTTCGACTCAAAGCTTCAATGGTGGATTTATCTCCAACATGAATCAAAGCTTCTCTATAACCCTCATCAAAATTTAGTAGACATCTAAATTGCATCATCAAGGGTAATTCCATAAATTTAAACTTTCTTTCACTAAAGATCCATCTCAATTGCAAGGGGTATCTTCCATCTTTTCCACATCGAATTCCAACAAGACCAAAGTTTTCAATTAAATTGCATAAAAACAACTATCTTCAATGAAACCTATAGGTGGAAGGGGTAATTCTCATACAAAAAATTGCATAAATTCATGGTGAATCCCTAGATTGCGTTAAAGTTCAAAACCGACCAAGATCGTCAAGAAGGTAGACTCTCATATGAATATGAGTCATGTATCATTCAAGATCAATCGTTATTCATCTAACTTTTATCCATTATTTCTGAATCTGTTCTACTTAGGGTTTTATCATGTAAACATTCCTCTGAAGTTTGGGATAAAATTCACAAATACTTTAATGTACGGATGAAAGCAAGAGTTTGTCAATTAAGAGTGCAATTGAAATCAACTAAGAAAGACAATAATTCAGTTATTGAGTTCGTGTCAAGAATCAAAGTCATCGCTAATTCCCTTTTTCCACTTGGAGACTAGATTTCAGAACAAGATCAGATGGATTCCATACTCGATGAGTTATCTAAAGTGTACAATCCTTTTGTTATGTAAATGTATATGAACATAGAATCTGCAACACTTTGTGACGTAGAAGCACTTTTATATGTCCAATAAACTCAACTTGACAAATTCAAATAAGAATTAACACTCACCTTTGTGTATGCCAACATTGTTCATACAAGTTAAGAACCAAATAATTCACATGGTAGCTTCTCTAACTCTCATGGTATGGTTCGCTTCAATCATGTGTGAAGTTGTGGCGGGGGCGCTATACGCCCATTCTATGGCAATTATGGTCATTTTGCAAACAACTCTTGAAATAGATATGATGAGCCATTTCTCCTTTCCAATTCTCAGTCTAGGGCATCTAAAAATCAACAAGACAATGATGAAAAACATAAAGCACCTGTTTTAGGATCTCATGCTATGACTATGGTAGCGACCACACTTCAACTATATGCATACTCTTTTCCCTTTGATGATTTCCGTAGAGATATGGCCCGTAAAGATATATATGCGATGTATGATGATTTCCTTAATCATCTAGTACCAGATAAAACACGAAGTTTAGTAGCTTCTCGCGAATGGATAAGTGCATCCAACTACAtccaataatatttttaaatgtcaCATCCTTACACGACACCAAATACTTATGGAAATCCACCCAAGCAAGCTCATCGAGGAATATTAGAGAAGAAGCAGGCTAAAACATATCATTTTATTGATGTGTTACCTGCATGTTATCGTATTATGGATATTATGCGAGCGAAAATAAATAGAGGAAGGCACCTCAGAAGTGCCACTATAGATGTTATTCTATTCGATACATAGACGGCATTGTTCTACATGAGAAGATAAGGAACAATGGGTCTAATATACCCCGTatgataatatttgtattatgatTAGTATTATCATTtgtaatttattattttgataatattaccAATTCTGAATTATTCCTAGTATATGACATTTTCATCTTATTAAATATGTgctgtttaataaaaaaattaaagagtttaaagatattgcactgtcagtgtaaaacaattttacacaTACAATCAATAAAAACTCTTGTAATTGCTGTTTCATtccagtattttaaaaataaaattaggatttATTGTGGTGCATGTCTCTCATTAGTTGAGAGTATAAACATACATTAGCATTTTCCTTTTTCtctaaattaaaataatcatgtgattatattacATAatctattatattaatatatttctaAAAAAAGTTCAAAATTTACTCAAAATGTTGTATGAATAAAGGCCCAACTAATTTTTCATTTTGagttaaagaaaaatcattttactTCTTGCACCGAACCTTCACACTCGTTCTTGTTTTACTTCTTGCACTTATTCTTGCACAAAACCGTTACAAGATTCACCCTCCACCGTGCTCCGCCATGGACCACCCACCGCCGTTACCAAAAATCGCAATCTCCGGCGCAACACTCGCCTCTCTAATCCACCGCTTCTCCACCACCACTTCCTCAATCGAAGGCCTCCTCTTCGGCCACCTCACCTACGTCACCCCTCTCAACCTCACCGACGACTCCTCCGAAACTTCCCAAACCCTCCTCGCAACCGTCACCGGTTTCCTCACCTCCTCTTCCTTCCACGACACCTCCGGCAAAATCAACGCCTCCTCCGTCCGCCGTCTCATACCTAACTCCACCTCCCTCCTCGGCTGGTTCTCCGGTCGCCGCCGTACTCCCCTCCGTCCCTCCCTCCGCGAATTCTCCATCTCttcctctctctcttctctctccgaACTCTCTTCATCCATCAAACCctctccatcttcatcttcatcttccctCAATTTCAACCCTTGCTTGTTCTTCCTCCTCGCTTCCCCAATTTCCGATCAAACCTCTCACATTCACACTCACGATTACCGCGCTTACCAGTTCCTAACCGGAACGAATTCACTCAATCCGGTTTCGATCGATATTATCAACATCGGTCCGGCTTTTCGCGACCATTATGGATCATTCAGCCCTAACTCTCCGTTTCCTGCTCTTGATTGTCAGCTCGGCTACACGCCGATGGTACGCGATAATGAAGATGAGCGGCTGAATAAGATGAAACAGGCTTCTAAAGATCAGATGGAGTTGGATGCTTGTGTTGAGGGGCTTGAGGTTAGTAGGTTGAGTAAATTGATGGGCTCTGAGGCTAAGAATTATACTCAGAGTTTGGAAGATTTGTACCTTAAAATGCTTGTCAAGATTGAGAATTTGACTACCTTGGTTGAGCAGAGTTCGGCTAGGGTTCTAGAGCAGGTTAGTCAGCATTGTTTGTTtgtactttttttctttcaattcagtGCTAAATGAATATATAGATCTTGGTGATCTTGATCATAATGTAGTGGTTAAAATGTACCGGACATGACATTGACACAGATTTAGACATTGCTAATGATTTAGTTTAAGAAATTGAAAGTGATTAAGTTAAACAATATGTGTCAATGTCAGGTTAGTGTCAGATACTAGGCACGCCTTGATTTTGAAGTGTCGGTCTGTGCTAATAGGGTAGTTAAGAAGAGTAGATTGAAGTGCTATTGGTTTTATTTAGGAATATATGATTGGTCTGGTGGAAACATTCTTCTTCCGCAAGTGGAGAGTACGGTTATGGATATGTGTATAGGGATTCTCTTTACTGAGAGGTCCCTGGTTTGATCCGTTGTGAAAAATTTAGATTTCTTGATGTAGTCATGTGTGTGTGTTTATGGAACAAGCATACTCCGTTTGATTCGAACATGATTGAAAGATACATGGTATTTGTGGATTTCATCTAAAAATGAGTTTATGAATATGTTATGTTGTTATCAACAGAAGGAGAGGGAAGAGAAGCAAGCCTTTACAATGTTAAACAATATGAAAAATGAGTTGCTTTGGAGACTATCTGATAAAATGTTATAGCTTGTTCATTTTTTCATTAGATGGAAGTACTGCAATTGGAGTTTGTGTTTCTAGTGAAACATTAAAATAGAAATCATTTGTGAATTTAAGCATATGTCATTTGCATGCATCGTGTGCATAGTGTACCCTTTTGTAGAACTACAATGGAGAAATCACGTTCATATAAACTTGTTTGCTAGAACATTTCTTAGTTAAGTTAGCTTCAATCTGGTAGCGGTGTGCTATCCTGGTTGAGTACAAATTGGCTCAAGTTACGCAATAGTAAATGTGGTCTCAAGGTTGGAAAAATCAAAACAATCTTCCTGAGCTCTGGGGACTTCGTTCTGTTTTGGCCAAGTTGACCGCACCCATCCTAAGAAGGACAATGTTGATTTGTAACCTACGCTCTTATCCTTCGAGCATGAATGCAAGGCTAATTGATTGGCAGCTCTTTTTTGATGAGCAATAAACCCGGAATCTAAGTGGCTTCTACAGAAGCCTATAAAAGGAAGCATGAGTAAATTGAATAGGCATCTTTGGTCATATCTTAATTTTGTAGAATGAGATCAGGAGTATTCATACTAGCTTAGCACACCCAGTAGGGCTTTGTTCTGAACAGTTGTTTTCCTCACTATATTGGGAACTGAGAAATAATGATATGGATTTTTATAGGGCTGATAGAAATTACTGTACTTATGCTGTTACTAACCCAAGTTAATTTCTCTTTTATACATTATGAACAGGAAAATCATAACAAGAAGTTGAGACAAAAAATTATGAGATCTGCTGCTGCAGAATAAccatcttcaatggtggaaaTTACTTTTGTTTTTTCAGGTAACTTGCATTTTTTAATCttgtgtttaatttttaaatttttggtttTATCAAAATCTTGAATAGATAAATAATAGGCCCCCTAAGAAGAATATAGTAGACCAGTTATGTCTGTTACTTGGTTTATCTCCATGTGAGGAAAAGTTTGCTGCTGTAGATTGTAAACAATTctgtagttttttatttttttcaacatgAGCAAAAATACAGTAATCAAATTGAACTGttagttcaatttttttttcttcttttatggcGAGATCTTTCTGATACACCTCTTAAACTTGAAGGAAAGGTTTAGATTAGGGTTCATCCTTCTCTAAAGTTGGCAAGTATTTGAAACTGATTATGGATAgcattatttttaaacaatttttcttCCACAAAACTAAATAAGTATTATCTAATAAGTTATAAAGATAGATGCATCAAAAGGATCCCTGCTATGTTGGAGTTAGACTTAGGCCCCGACTCATTAATACTTGGCATCTCCGAGTCCGAGctataatttagaattgaaaaTTATTATATAGTATCATCGAACCTACAGTTAGAAAATGATTTCACATGCAAAGCATGTCAACAGTGATATTCTCGAACAGTTTGACCTTATTTTGACAATATCTATAACTGTGTAAAATCATCTTGCGATTGGATCTGTTCCATTGATTGGTTTCTATTATTACTTCTGTCAATTAGCATCACCAAACTCACTATCATGATTATACAAAATAAATGTTCAATTTGTATGCATAGCAATCATAGATGTTAACAACCATATTTTGTGTGGCACAGAACAGATATGACATGGCAATCAACAACGTTCAGAGTTATGCACCTGACTTGGATCATCAAGTTTCTTTTGAAATCACTTGAAACTTGAGTTTCCCTTTTTGAACTTTTGGGTGAGCATGTAGTATATGTGGTGcagatgttgttgttattgtatttTACTTTTTGGCTACTCTTCAAGTTGAAGAAGGTATTGATTGTGCAGCTTTGTTGAATGATTCGGTCCTTCATACTATACCATATGCCAACTGTGTTCTATAGTTTGTAAATTTTGCTTCTTTTAGCCCTTTATTGAAAAATATACTCTACTGTAGTTGTTAAGGTGCTATGTCGTTTAAGCAAGCTCATTTACATTAATAACTAATGATTGTTTTTCTTACCGTAATAATTGACTAAACACAtcgaattatataaataaatcatTCTGTTAAAACCTTGTGAAGAAAATACAAGGAATGATAATAGGGCAAAATATATTTTACATGATTCTAATTACATATAAATTCTGCCCGAAATATATAGAATGATTGTTCGGTAAGATTTCTTACTCATTTGTTATAAATTAGAAGAGTAATTTTATATCCTTATTGTTAGATATTTCAacataataaaaatgatattttttaaaaataatttttatgggaAACCTTATGAAATAGTTGGTTGATttagatattttttgaaaatgtaatcatccaatatatttttttttttttgcaaatttaACATATCATCTATTACGTGCTAATGGATTTAAGTAAGCAAATGCGATCATCTCAatgaataatatttataaattataactagttttaaaataaatcaatagcAGAACCTTCATCGTGTAAGCAACAAATCCGACCTTCATTGTTTTGGTTacgttgtgttttttttttttttttttttgggtacaAAGGTGTACGTTGTGTTATTTTAGTGCTTTTTGTTATTGGTATGTTGTGGCTAGGGCTGTTTTCGGTCCGGGTATTTTCTATCCTGAGAGCCGGACCGAAATAGTATCGGGTAAATCCGGACCGGACCGAAACATTGATGAATCAATTTTTTGGACCGAAACCGGACCATTACGTCGGATATCCGACAAAAGTATCCAATAAGTATTCAATATAGTATCCAATTTTGGTATCGGATAAAAAAATTACCCATTCCCAGACCGAATAACATTTGGTCGGTCCAATGGACCGGTTCCACTGGTCCGATTTCCGGTCCAGATCTCGGATCATATGGACCAAATACAGCCCTAGTTGTGGCCCCTAATCAAAGAGTAAGGTTAAGAATACAGCATATGATGAGTGAATTAGTATGTAGATCTCTTAAATGGTTTATAAATAGAGAGCTTTTAGAAATGAATTTGATGTGGGATATAAATTTTGTCAAATATGTAGTTGAAAGAAATGAAGGTTTCGAGAATATAAAATGTATGTGGTTCTGAAACTCTAAGTTTGGTTTTTTGTCGTGAACTAAGAGCATGTGCAATCTTGGGTTTTTTGTGGGATCCATTAAGCCATGTTATTTTAAAGTAACTCATTTAATTTTCACATCAATGGTGCAACTTTAAAGAACTCATATTAGGTCTGcatctttattttatatattaatattttattcatattaaattttatttaatttaaaataataatttaaattattttaataatattaatgtgaaataaaataaatatataaatctaattaaatttaaattctataacaatagttaaaataaaaaattatatttaaactgttaaaataaaattaacatttttaaatttttaaattttaaattatttcattattaatataaaataaaattaatataaaaaatatgtataaacaaataaatagttaaaagaaaaagttgaaaaaagTTGAAAATTATGTAGCATAACATCGTgagtttaatattaatttattatttatgttaagGTGATGAACCGGTGCTTCAGAATCCTACGGTTGGCCAATGTGGCCAACTCCATTGGTTTGAAAAGTGAAAACAATGTTTGCGCATGGAAAAACCAAGGAAGAATTCGCATTGGAGTTACTCTAAGACCACTGAACATTGATGGGAAttagattgttttattttattactatttGTAATGTAATTTTTATGTCGAAAAAAtgaatatttcaattaaaaaattaatttcactAAATGGATGGTGGAAAGTAGGGGTGGAAAAACGGGTCTGACTCGTTAAGCATCTCTATTTTGTCCGCACTTTTTTGCGGGACGAGACAGTGAAAGGTTTGTAGGATTTTGAGGTGCTGGCTTAAACGGGTGTGAGCACAGCCGTTTGCCGCCCCTAGTGGCAAGAagaaaatatctgaatccaaccCAAATTTGTGTGGGCTGAATTTGAGTTTTAATTCTTCATCTCTTTTAGAGACTGAAACGGGAAATAGGATTGTTTGGGGACCTGAGTTTGGGTTTGAGGGAGGTAAAAACTGTCAAAGGTCCGCCTAGTTGCCTAAGCATGCTTAATAgggattttcttcaattttctaaAGATGTAAATGGAAATGAAATGATACATGTATAGGTTGAAGCTGATTTATGACAAAATGTTGGTGAAAATATTAATTTAGTACAAAATGGTGACATAGATGCTGAAATATGATAGGGCAATAGGGAAGTTTAAGGTCAGAAAGTTGATCATGATGTTCAAGACAATGTGATTGTGAAGAGATGGTGTAGGTTAGAATGTTGAAGAATATGTTCATGTAAGCATATGTGATGATTAAGAAGTTGATGTGGAACATGATGGTGATGTTTGATTTATAAGACCTACTTTAGGCGATATTTATAAGAACAATGCAAATCTTGACGATGA contains:
- the LOC131601253 gene encoding uncharacterized protein LOC131601253, producing MDHPPPLPKIAISGATLASLIHRFSTTTSSIEGLLFGHLTYVTPLNLTDDSSETSQTLLATVTGFLTSSSFHDTSGKINASSVRRLIPNSTSLLGWFSGRRRTPLRPSLREFSISSSLSSLSELSSSIKPSPSSSSSSLNFNPCLFFLLASPISDQTSHIHTHDYRAYQFLTGTNSLNPVSIDIINIGPAFRDHYGSFSPNSPFPALDCQLGYTPMVRDNEDERLNKMKQASKDQMELDACVEGLEVSRLSKLMGSEAKNYTQSLEDLYLKMLVKIENLTTLVEQSSARVLEQENHNKKLRQKIMRSAAAE